ATGTCAGCACATACTGTGTTTCCACAGTTTATTAAGAATCCTTCTTTTAACGGAGGTATGTCCGCAATCGAGCTTACAGCGAGTCAGAAGAGTATCCTCACTGCACTTGTCGACCTCCACCGTGATCGAGAGAATGCAGTGAAAGGTGATGAGATAGCCGGAGAAGTCGACCGCAATCCAGGAACGATCCGCAATCAGATGCAGAGTCTGAAAGCCCTGCAGTTGGTCGAAGGAGTCCCCGGCCCAAAAGGCGGATACAAGCCGACAGTAACGGCGTTTGAAGTACTGGATGTGGATCAATTGGACGAACCAGCAGCGGTTTCGCTGACTCACAACGGGGAGGCCGTCGAAGATGCCAATATCCGCGAAATCGATCTTTCGAGCGTTCAGCATCCTGAGCAGTGTCGTGCGGAAATTCACATTCAAGGATCAGTTCAGGACTACCAGGACGGTGATTCAGTTACGGTTGGCCCAACGCCACTCTCAAAGCTTGTGGTCAAAGGGACGCTCGACGGCATCGATACGACCAATAGGATTCTCGTGGTGCAGGTCGATCGACTCGAAGCGCCTGTTGGTGAACCGGATCACTAACAGTAGATATCGTCTCGCCCTCAGGAGATCCATAGCTCCGTAGTGTAGTCGGAACGCGACGATTCTCTCCGGGGCAGGGTGATCCCAGCCCCGACAGGCAGCAGGATTGCAATGGGCCACATCAGATCCCGTGCCCGTGTGAGCCATCGACGCTCTCTGCGAAAAAGCTACGGACTTGTTCGGCTAAACGAGAGATTGTCATCTTGACGAAGCAGAATCGGCTAAGCTGCGAATGTTGGTGAGAGGCGGGGGCTGGTATGGAATCCAGCCCACCACGGATACGGGGTACGGAGCCGCAATGTCTGAACGGCCAGTACCCGTGTCGTATACTGACACCTAGTGATTAAAAGCTACGGATGTATTCGATGATTGATAGAGGGTCGCTTCTCTACTGCACTGTTCAGTCACCGGATAGCTATCCATCGTATTAGATGCCATCTCCGTACGGACGGATAGCTGATGCATTACCCTCTATGCGAGACGCTATCTCGTAATCATAGCGTGTGTTTCCATCGAAAGCCTATCCGAAGTGGATAGGCGAAATGCCAGCACTAACCAGTAGCGATCGGTGGGGATGGATCGCCAGACAGTGCTGTCGTTCCATACGACTTAATTCCTCTGCAGGATCGGGCCTCCTAGCTCGTAATAGGAGTTGGAATTCGGTATCATCACTCCTCACAGAGGGTAAACGTCTGTTGTGCGATCATCCGAGACATCCTTGGTAACAGTGCGTCCCCCACCAACCCTCATCAAAACGCGATACGACATCGCAGGTGTATTAGAACCGGTCATGAGACAGAGCGCTCAAGAGACCTGCTCTATAAGCAACGAGCAGTGAGCCAAGGTTTGTAATCACAACAACAGAAGCATGTCACTCCTCAGCCTGAATTGAGTTCATCGTGCCGCACGCGAGCAGCCCATCGAGCAAGTAGTGGCTGATCAAGACAGCGTATGAGTTCGTGACGGGGATCACAACCAACGATGCCAACGTCACTGAGGACCGGGAGATGCCACTGATAGAGGTCCGCTGCGATATCCTGGTAAAGTTCTCGGGTGAGGAGCTGTCGGAGCACGGCAGCTTCAAGAGTTGCGACATCCTCGATTAACGTCTCGAACTCGATGGGATTCTCTGAGGAGTCAAGCAACGAATACAGCGCAAAACGG
The Halalkalicoccus tibetensis genome window above contains:
- a CDS encoding Rrf2 family transcriptional regulator, whose amino-acid sequence is MSAIELTASQKSILTALVDLHRDRENAVKGDEIAGEVDRNPGTIRNQMQSLKALQLVEGVPGPKGGYKPTVTAFEVLDVDQLDEPAAVSLTHNGEAVEDANIREIDLSSVQHPEQCRAEIHIQGSVQDYQDGDSVTVGPTPLSKLVVKGTLDGIDTTNRILVVQVDRLEAPVGEPDH